Proteins from a genomic interval of Methanoplanus endosymbiosus:
- a CDS encoding hybrid sensor histidine kinase/response regulator: MTDSGDRFRKQLIETFRGEADEHLTDIAEGLLTLEKRGSAGSPDITESIFRKTHSLKGAARAVNIPEIVSVCQNLENVFSLMQKGVFLPGEDDFDLFHRTLRTIRELLADENPSEYPYAKIIRSLKKLARENQPDAAEGDIRRTDIIPGEKKNSFEGGSERRESGGSQGEKEETGEVIADGGDNTGLDSLDIVQEEMNNYDSLSVLSPGYGYDDFDARKSGRDTVKIAAEKLDRLIQGSDDLLTTRLLITQRVRELEDMILDFNLWRWNENQNFNDIYNIRKTLMSEDVLDLPPDFIQSIEHILKFLEFNRDFVKNLRHDLERHIRATETDRSSLEASTSEISDLIHDAVLIPFSTVIIPFSEHVRELSGDLGKSAELVTEGGNVQMDRRILDSLSDPLLHLIRNSLDHGIETPAERAALGKPLKGVVSIKVFPLSGSRVGIKISDDGAGIDIQKVRRTAVDKGIISTRKEERLSDEEVKHLIFRSGLTTSTMITEFSGRGLGLAIVVDAVTHLNGDIEVLSERGKGTDITIRLPLRLATFRGVIVTSCGQTFIFPKQQVKKVIAVESGKISSKGMQHMVRYKGDSIGLIKLSDVFGVYEYEKSGREGRKIPVVILSYGVGQIGFIVDEIIRVQEIVVRNLGSQLKHIKKVSGASVLGDGDIALVIDPLELIEEALNDSYLRKGSPGFKEISGRVLVVEDSVTSRFYIKKILENSGYLVETATNGIEGLSKLKEKGADLVISDVDMPRMSGFTLTEKIRAEERFTDIPVILVTSLDTPEDRQQGAFSGANAYITKKGFNESKFLSLVGDLMRGRV, translated from the coding sequence ATGACAGATTCCGGCGACAGATTTCGTAAACAGTTAATTGAAACATTCCGCGGGGAGGCTGATGAGCACCTCACAGATATAGCTGAGGGTCTCTTAACCCTTGAAAAGAGAGGTTCAGCCGGCAGTCCTGATATAACCGAGAGTATATTCAGAAAAACGCACAGCCTGAAGGGTGCGGCAAGGGCTGTGAATATCCCCGAAATCGTCTCAGTGTGCCAGAATCTGGAGAATGTATTTTCTCTGATGCAGAAAGGGGTATTTCTGCCCGGAGAGGATGATTTTGATCTTTTTCACAGAACCCTGAGGACTATCCGTGAACTCCTGGCTGATGAGAATCCCTCTGAATATCCGTATGCAAAAATAATCCGGAGTCTTAAAAAACTTGCCCGTGAAAATCAGCCTGATGCAGCGGAGGGCGACATCCGGAGAACTGATATAATTCCGGGCGAAAAAAAAAATTCTTTTGAAGGAGGATCTGAAAGAAGAGAAAGCGGCGGATCTCAGGGTGAAAAAGAAGAAACCGGAGAAGTAATTGCAGATGGGGGGGATAATACAGGGCTTGATTCTCTGGATATAGTGCAGGAGGAGATGAATAATTATGACAGTCTCTCAGTATTAAGTCCGGGGTATGGTTATGACGATTTTGATGCCCGGAAATCCGGAAGGGATACTGTAAAAATTGCTGCTGAAAAGCTTGACCGGCTGATTCAGGGTTCTGATGATCTGCTCACCACAAGGCTTCTTATCACCCAGAGGGTGCGTGAACTTGAGGATATGATCTTAGATTTTAACCTCTGGCGCTGGAATGAGAACCAGAATTTCAATGACATCTATAATATCAGAAAAACTCTTATGTCTGAGGATGTCTTGGATCTACCACCCGATTTCATTCAGAGTATCGAGCATATACTTAAATTTCTTGAATTCAACCGGGATTTTGTAAAAAATCTTCGTCATGATCTTGAAAGGCATATAAGGGCCACTGAGACTGACCGGTCGTCCCTTGAGGCGAGCACATCAGAGATCTCAGATCTAATCCATGATGCTGTCCTTATTCCGTTTTCAACAGTAATAATCCCTTTTTCTGAGCATGTCCGGGAACTGTCAGGAGATCTTGGCAAGAGTGCGGAACTGGTGACTGAAGGCGGGAATGTCCAGATGGACAGGCGTATCCTTGATTCGCTTTCAGATCCACTTCTGCATCTGATAAGGAACAGCCTTGACCATGGTATTGAAACTCCGGCAGAGAGGGCTGCACTTGGCAAACCGCTGAAAGGAGTGGTTAGTATTAAGGTATTTCCTCTTTCAGGAAGCCGGGTTGGAATTAAAATATCTGATGACGGGGCCGGCATTGATATTCAGAAAGTACGCCGGACAGCAGTGGACAAAGGTATAATCAGCACAAGAAAAGAGGAGAGGCTGAGCGATGAAGAGGTTAAGCATCTGATATTCAGGTCGGGCCTTACAACGAGCACTATGATAACCGAGTTTTCCGGAAGAGGGCTTGGACTTGCAATAGTTGTTGACGCTGTCACACACTTAAATGGTGATATTGAGGTATTATCTGAGAGAGGCAAAGGGACGGATATTACGATAAGGCTTCCCCTGAGGCTTGCAACCTTCAGGGGTGTGATTGTTACCTCCTGCGGACAGACATTTATATTCCCAAAGCAGCAGGTGAAGAAGGTCATTGCTGTTGAATCAGGTAAAATCTCCTCAAAAGGTATGCAGCATATGGTCAGATATAAGGGCGATTCCATCGGGCTGATAAAGTTATCAGATGTCTTTGGTGTCTATGAGTACGAGAAATCCGGCAGGGAGGGCAGAAAAATTCCGGTTGTGATTCTCTCGTATGGAGTCGGGCAGATCGGCTTTATTGTAGATGAGATCATCAGGGTTCAGGAGATAGTTGTCAGAAATCTTGGCTCCCAGCTTAAACATATAAAAAAAGTGTCAGGTGCGTCAGTGCTTGGGGATGGTGATATTGCCCTTGTCATTGATCCGCTTGAGCTGATTGAAGAGGCACTGAATGATTCATATCTCAGGAAGGGATCACCGGGTTTTAAAGAAATCTCAGGGAGGGTGCTTGTTGTTGAAGATTCGGTTACATCGAGGTTTTATATCAAGAAGATACTTGAAAATTCCGGTTATCTGGTTGAGACGGCAACTAACGGAATTGAAGGCCTCTCCAAACTTAAAGAGAAGGGTGCTGATT